In Candidatus Chlorohelix allophototropha, one DNA window encodes the following:
- a CDS encoding YggT family protein: protein MDSPLDPQRRGNLTGDIVIDSNPPVNQPPLMPDQPIPQPINNQRNYSQAGNASVETVRQSYYDPTGALVEKQEQVVDDPFTRRNNILERTTQIIYFVLGILEVLLALRVLLRFISADNGSGFANFIYNFSAPFVAPFNGIFNNDQVLNRVGVIEFSTLLAMVIYSLFAYGMVRLLYIVFEPNRSSKEIYSTSSRRKF from the coding sequence ATGGATTCACCTCTAGACCCACAAAGAAGGGGCAACCTGACCGGAGATATTGTGATCGATTCAAACCCGCCGGTTAACCAACCGCCTTTAATGCCGGATCAGCCGATCCCTCAGCCGATTAATAACCAGCGAAACTATTCTCAGGCAGGTAACGCTAGTGTGGAAACCGTTCGCCAGAGCTATTATGACCCAACCGGGGCATTAGTGGAAAAGCAAGAGCAAGTAGTAGATGACCCCTTCACTCGCCGCAATAATATATTAGAACGGACAACTCAGATAATCTACTTTGTATTGGGTATTTTAGAAGTATTGTTGGCGCTACGTGTGCTCTTACGCTTTATCAGTGCGGATAATGGTTCCGGTTTTGCCAACTTTATTTACAACTTTAGCGCCCCGTTTGTTGCGCCTTTCAATGGCATTTTCAATAATGACCAAGTGCTTAATCGAGTCGGGGTTATAGAATTCTCTACCTTACTGGCAATGGTTATTTATTCTTTATTTGCTTATGGAATGGTCAGGCTACTATATATAGTGTTTGAACCTAACCGTAGCAGCAAAGAAATTTATTCGACTTCTAGCCGTCGTAAGTTTTAG
- a CDS encoding alpha/beta fold hydrolase, producing MFNKQTNKKLHLFRKQADKKLHNWQKQTNKLIDSLEPEKKFNNAVHQVEKLPGMVGDFVGQLETEKKFNNAVHQVEKLPGMVGDFVGQLETEKKFNNAVHQVEKLPGMVGDFVSQLEPEKKLAEVKEQLTKMVEKQPAISEMKLPNNKLSAKAAKELKNFGAQAVVLNGKYEKPKKEKHFIRNTIGLTALTAAGLNWNNKRLWNNVPILESKLVGQGQNFISRWGQIFYKEAGNVENPPIVLVHGIGAGASSYEWRRNFEALAQDYHVYAYDLLGFGKSEHSPLISYTAELYINLMADFLRIVVKKPAGLVASSLSAGHAIQVAHRHPELVNALVLLEPSGINRAAGISGANVTGSYSYPFLRLPILGQGLFSFVASRFNIRSFMQNQLYYDTSQVKYELVEHYYIAAHQKGAEHAPLAFLAGKLNANFSSAFGKLQQPVVLVWGRESRITPIQEAYKLVQQLPKAELKILDDTRMACNDEKPFQFNQIVSELMSKSSLKNDNHTVLKDISATLG from the coding sequence ATGTTTAATAAACAAACCAATAAGAAGTTGCACTTGTTCCGAAAACAAGCCGATAAAAAACTTCATAATTGGCAAAAACAGACAAATAAATTAATAGACTCGCTTGAGCCTGAGAAGAAATTTAACAACGCGGTGCATCAGGTTGAGAAATTGCCCGGCATGGTCGGCGACTTCGTTGGTCAGCTTGAAACCGAGAAGAAATTTAACAACGCTGTCCATCAGGTCGAGAAATTGCCCGGCATGGTCGGCGATTTCGTGGGTCAGCTTGAAACCGAGAAGAAATTTAACAACGCTGTCCATCAGGTCGAGAAATTGCCCGGTATGGTCGGCGATTTCGTGAGTCAGCTTGAGCCTGAGAAAAAGTTGGCTGAGGTTAAGGAACAATTAACCAAAATGGTTGAAAAACAACCAGCCATCTCAGAAATGAAGTTGCCGAACAATAAGTTGTCCGCGAAAGCTGCCAAAGAGTTGAAAAACTTTGGAGCGCAAGCGGTGGTGCTTAACGGTAAGTATGAGAAACCCAAGAAGGAAAAACACTTTATCCGTAACACTATAGGATTAACTGCCTTAACGGCAGCAGGACTCAACTGGAACAATAAGCGTTTGTGGAATAATGTGCCAATCCTCGAAAGCAAATTAGTGGGGCAGGGACAGAATTTCATCTCGCGTTGGGGTCAAATTTTCTATAAAGAGGCAGGAAATGTCGAAAATCCCCCGATTGTGCTGGTACATGGCATAGGGGCAGGCGCGAGTAGCTACGAATGGCGTAGGAATTTTGAAGCGCTGGCGCAAGATTACCATGTTTATGCCTATGACTTGTTAGGCTTTGGTAAGAGCGAACATTCACCCCTGATTTCCTACACCGCCGAGCTATATATCAACCTGATGGCAGATTTTCTGCGAATAGTGGTGAAAAAACCCGCCGGGTTGGTGGCATCCTCCCTATCGGCGGGGCATGCTATCCAAGTGGCGCATCGCCACCCTGAACTGGTAAACGCGTTGGTACTGTTAGAACCGAGCGGAATTAACAGGGCTGCCGGAATTTCCGGCGCTAATGTTACAGGAAGTTATAGCTACCCCTTCTTGCGGTTGCCGATATTAGGGCAGGGATTATTTAGCTTCGTAGCCTCTCGCTTTAATATTCGCTCATTTATGCAAAACCAGCTTTATTATGATACGAGTCAGGTTAAATACGAGCTAGTAGAGCATTACTACATTGCCGCCCACCAAAAGGGAGCAGAACACGCGCCACTTGCCTTTTTGGCGGGCAAGCTCAATGCGAATTTTAGCTCAGCTTTCGGTAAGTTGCAGCAACCCGTGGTGCTAGTGTGGGGTAGGGAATCACGGATTACCCCAATCCAAGAGGCGTACAAACTTGTACAACAGTTGCCCAAAGCTGAGCTTAAAATTTTGGATGATACCCGAATGGCTTGCAATGACGAAAAGCCCTTCCAGTTCAACCAGATTGTAAGCGAGCTTATGAGCAAAAGCAGCCTCAAAAATGACAACCATACAGTTCTGAAAGACATATCAGCCACACTCGGCTAA
- a CDS encoding DUF2087 domain-containing protein, with protein MDNNSLQETLQLLKAFATPMRLAICGYLAARPGQSIQVAELAQIPGVIREGFEKDLRQLSDAGLVTVTEWVNWVNSGERLPAALSINPAYQQIMSAQIAGLQRINKTLAPVTAKPIQDEREKTLSHFFKDGRLLEMPVQLKRQQYILEVIAASFEPDKRYTEREVDALLKTIYPKDHCTLRRNLIDFKLLQRENGIYWKI; from the coding sequence ATGGACAACAACTCTTTGCAAGAAACGCTTCAATTGCTGAAGGCTTTTGCTACTCCCATGCGCCTCGCAATTTGTGGGTATCTGGCAGCACGACCCGGACAAAGTATTCAGGTGGCAGAACTCGCGCAAATACCCGGCGTTATCCGTGAAGGTTTTGAGAAAGACCTACGGCAATTATCCGATGCTGGTTTGGTAACTGTCACGGAGTGGGTAAACTGGGTAAATTCAGGCGAACGACTCCCGGCAGCACTTTCCATTAATCCTGCCTACCAGCAAATTATGTCCGCGCAGATTGCTGGTTTGCAGCGCATTAATAAAACCCTTGCCCCCGTAACAGCTAAACCTATTCAAGATGAGCGTGAGAAAACGCTCTCGCACTTTTTCAAAGATGGACGTTTACTGGAAATGCCGGTACAGTTAAAGCGCCAGCAGTACATTCTAGAAGTAATTGCCGCTTCGTTTGAGCCTGACAAACGCTACACTGAACGAGAGGTAGATGCTTTGCTCAAAACCATCTACCCGAAAGACCACTGCACCTTGCGCCGGAATCTGATAGATTTCAAACTTCTCCAAAGAGAGAATGGAATTTACTGGAAAATATAA
- a CDS encoding FMN-dependent NADH-azoreductase codes for MKLLHIVATPRGLTSNTVRVSNVLLETLLEKYDDLTVKTLDLFKTDLPSVAGSNIESKYMLMTGQQLEESALTSWQQIEKSIAQFLDVDVYLLTVPMWNFGIPYALKYYIDAIVQPGYLFRYNEEGRPEGLVKGKKMICVTSRGGDYSTGPLQAFDFVESYLRTIFGFVGITDMHFFNAQPMDVSLDIRKAAYKKVIGEVRDYVAQSSWQFEAAAAILAMPEGIKPAPLLD; via the coding sequence ATGAAGTTACTTCACATTGTAGCTACCCCACGTGGGCTTACTTCTAATACCGTGCGCGTTTCTAACGTATTATTGGAGACGCTGCTGGAAAAGTACGATGACCTGACGGTCAAGACGTTGGATTTGTTCAAAACCGACCTGCCCTCTGTGGCGGGTAGCAATATCGAATCCAAATATATGCTCATGACCGGGCAGCAACTTGAAGAGTCTGCTCTAACCTCATGGCAGCAAATCGAAAAAAGCATCGCGCAATTTTTGGATGTCGATGTTTACCTTTTGACCGTGCCGATGTGGAACTTTGGGATTCCCTACGCCCTAAAGTATTACATTGATGCCATCGTTCAACCGGGCTACCTGTTCCGATACAATGAAGAGGGTCGTCCTGAAGGACTGGTAAAGGGCAAGAAAATGATTTGCGTTACCTCACGCGGCGGGGATTACTCGACTGGTCCACTCCAAGCTTTTGATTTTGTGGAAAGCTATTTGCGTACCATTTTTGGGTTCGTGGGCATTACCGACATGCATTTTTTCAACGCCCAACCGATGGATGTTTCCCTCGATATTCGCAAAGCTGCCTACAAAAAAGTTATCGGCGAGGTTCGAGACTATGTAGCACAAAGCAGTTGGCAATTTGAGGCGGCTGCCGCAATCCTTGCCATGCCGGAGGGAATCAAGCCCGCGCCTTTGCTCGATTAA
- the purU gene encoding formyltetrahydrofolate deformylase produces the protein MSNHYILTLSCHDIAGIVAAVAGFLTENDGFIIESAQFGDPSTGRFFMRTEFVLGEYSCGFAALKQKFGVGVAHHFSMEWQLADTSIKPRVVILVSKYRHCLNDLLHRYSTGALPIEIPCVISNHDDLRELCTWYKIPFIYIPVVNGDKLAQEAKVWEHLEQAQAEVVVLARYMQVLSPGLVSKMAGRCINIHHSFLPSFKGARPYHQAYDRGVKLIGATAHYVTNALDEGPIIEQEVVRVDHSNSPEALVAVGRDSECLVLARALKYHIEHRVLVNGNKTVVFR, from the coding sequence ATGAGCAATCACTACATCCTAACCCTTTCTTGCCACGATATAGCGGGTATTGTTGCTGCCGTTGCCGGGTTCTTGACCGAAAACGATGGGTTTATCATCGAGTCAGCCCAGTTTGGAGACCCCTCTACCGGGCGGTTTTTCATGCGTACCGAGTTCGTATTGGGCGAATACTCTTGCGGCTTTGCGGCGTTGAAACAGAAATTCGGGGTGGGGGTGGCGCACCACTTTAGTATGGAATGGCAGCTTGCCGATACCTCCATCAAACCGCGTGTGGTGATACTGGTTTCCAAATACCGTCACTGCCTGAACGACCTGCTCCATCGTTATTCCACCGGCGCGTTACCCATCGAAATCCCCTGTGTTATTTCCAATCACGATGATTTGCGGGAGCTTTGTACTTGGTACAAAATCCCCTTTATTTATATCCCGGTTGTGAATGGGGATAAATTGGCGCAAGAAGCCAAAGTGTGGGAGCATTTGGAGCAAGCGCAAGCCGAAGTGGTGGTGCTGGCGCGTTATATGCAGGTGCTTTCGCCGGGTCTGGTCTCCAAAATGGCGGGGCGTTGTATCAATATCCACCACTCGTTTCTGCCTAGCTTCAAGGGGGCGCGTCCTTATCATCAGGCGTATGATCGCGGCGTTAAGCTCATCGGCGCAACCGCTCACTATGTCACCAACGCTTTGGATGAAGGCCCGATTATCGAACAGGAAGTTGTCCGCGTAGATCATAGCAACAGCCCCGAAGCTTTGGTGGCGGTGGGCAGAGATAGCGAATGCCTCGTCCTCGCCCGCGCTCTGAAATACCACATCGAACATCGGGTGTTGGTTAATGGAAATAAGACGGTGGTGTTTCGGTAG
- a CDS encoding IS4 family transposase — translation MEKLKQIAGNLQALFNETAQHLAVETGFRQRRSKLDGATFAKALIGGWLSNPEASRSELAQIAKVSKQALDQSFTSQAASYLQALLGWCVEKMLGQEPASLSLLQRFKGVYVLDSSTISLPPTLSAHWQGCGKEGSQSEAGLKLHVGLELLSGALLGPELSPARLHDRQGPHQKLSLPAGALRITDLGYFKLGRLKELEAQAVLYLTKAQTGLQVYGAHQQPLALSKWLAQQSQKLIDRVVEVGVKERLRCRLVAWQVPSGVVQTRQQAFKELARKQQRPVSAERQALSYWSVYLTNLSQEQASPAEVAVLYRLRWQIELLFKLWKSGGGLERWHSHKPWAILCEIYAKLIGQIIQHWLVLAGVWQEAERSLIKASRIVRAHARSLLFRIDNPPHLLQELIYICASMQKGCRLDRKKSKPSSFQLLNSPPILLPQLLN, via the coding sequence ATGGAAAAGCTTAAACAAATAGCGGGGAATTTGCAAGCCCTATTTAATGAAACAGCGCAACATCTGGCAGTGGAGACGGGTTTTCGACAACGCCGTTCAAAACTGGATGGCGCCACATTCGCCAAAGCGCTAATCGGAGGCTGGCTGTCCAATCCTGAGGCAAGTCGGAGTGAACTGGCACAAATAGCCAAGGTTAGCAAACAAGCGCTTGACCAGAGTTTTACAAGCCAAGCGGCAAGTTATTTACAGGCTTTGTTAGGTTGGTGTGTAGAAAAAATGCTAGGGCAGGAACCAGCGAGTTTGAGCCTACTGCAACGCTTCAAAGGGGTGTATGTACTGGATAGTTCGACTATCAGTTTACCGCCAACCTTGAGCGCCCATTGGCAAGGGTGTGGGAAAGAGGGTAGTCAAAGTGAGGCTGGTCTGAAACTGCACGTGGGTTTGGAACTGCTAAGCGGGGCGCTACTGGGACCGGAATTAAGTCCAGCCCGTCTGCACGATCGGCAAGGACCGCATCAAAAGCTAAGTTTACCAGCGGGGGCGCTACGGATAACCGATTTAGGCTATTTCAAATTGGGACGATTGAAAGAATTAGAAGCGCAAGCGGTATTGTACCTAACCAAAGCTCAAACCGGACTACAAGTGTACGGGGCGCACCAACAACCCTTAGCTTTGAGTAAATGGTTGGCACAACAGTCACAAAAGCTGATAGATAGGGTAGTAGAGGTGGGGGTAAAAGAACGTTTGCGCTGTCGGTTAGTGGCATGGCAAGTACCTTCTGGAGTAGTACAAACTCGTCAGCAGGCTTTCAAGGAGTTGGCACGCAAGCAGCAGCGTCCGGTCAGCGCCGAACGTCAAGCCTTAAGCTACTGGAGTGTGTATCTAACCAATCTATCGCAGGAGCAGGCTAGTCCCGCAGAAGTGGCAGTATTGTATCGGTTACGCTGGCAGATTGAACTTCTTTTCAAATTGTGGAAAAGTGGGGGTGGATTGGAACGCTGGCATAGCCACAAGCCTTGGGCGATATTATGCGAAATATATGCCAAACTGATTGGGCAAATTATTCAGCACTGGTTAGTGCTGGCAGGGGTATGGCAAGAAGCGGAACGCAGTCTCATCAAGGCTAGTCGTATTGTGCGAGCACACGCCCGCAGCTTACTGTTTCGTATTGATAATCCGCCCCACTTATTGCAAGAATTGATTTATATTTGTGCTAGTATGCAAAAAGGCTGTCGTTTGGATAGGAAAAAATCCAAACCCTCCAGTTTTCAGCTGCTTAATAGTCCTCCTATTTTGCTTCCGCAGCTCTTAAATTGA